A single Danio rerio strain Tuebingen ecotype United States chromosome 17, GRCz12tu, whole genome shotgun sequence DNA region contains:
- the nek9 gene encoding serine/threonine-protein kinase Nek9 isoform X2: MSLEEYERHYASLNSESGCESVSGRSAASGGLSGEEDKLHYIPIRVLGKGAFGEATLYRRTEDNSLVVWKEIDLNCLSDKKRRDVMNEISILSILHHNNIIAYFNHFLDKNTLLIELEYCNGGNLYDKINQQKGALFKEEVVVWYLYQIAAAVAHIHKAGILHRDIKTLNIFLTKTNLIKLGDYGLAKKLDSQYSMAETCVGTPYYMSPELCQGVKYNFKSDIWAMGCVLFELLTLTRTFDATNPLNLCVKIVQGNWTMEINSDVYTSELIKLVYECLDQDPEKRPTAEQILEQPVISHVRVELEERVAALNSAIRKPKLSTVTETSVAVVTTRSREVYFWGGGKFTPQKLDMFKGGSSAQHVCAGETHFAVVTVEKELYTWASVQGGAKMVGQLGHGDQASYRQPRRVERLQGKAIRQVSCGADFTACVTDEDQIYMFGSDYYGCVGVENELGMEVLEPVLLEFFTERAVRQVSCGDNHVLALTQSRELYAWGCGEHGRLGLDCEDDFSSPMQVEVPQGAVIDSVYCGSDGTFFLTESGKVLACGNNEFNKLGLNQGITGIKNHPGEGYQGIPYTTTLTLVKLLSRFKIQFLAPGKTHTAAIDGVFE, translated from the exons ATGTCTCTGGAGGAGTACGAGCGGCACTACGCCTCCCTGAACTCAGAGTCCGGCTGCGAGTCTGTGAGCGGCCGGTCTGCAGCGTCCGGAGGCCTCAGCGGGGAGGAGGACAAGCTGCACTACATCCCCATCCGCGTGCTGGGCAAGGGCGCGTTCGGAGAGGCCACTCTGTACCGCCGCACAGAG gATAACTCTCTGGTGGTGTGGAAGGAGATCGACCTGAACTGCCTGTCAGATAAGAAGCGCAGAGATGTGATGAACGAGATCAGCATCCTCTCCATCCTGCACCACAACAACATCATCGCTTACTTCAACCACTTTCTGGACAAGAACACACTGCTGATCGAGCTGGAGTACTGcaacg gtggaaACCTCTATGACAAAATCAACCAGCAGAAAGGAGCGTTGTTTAAAGAAGAG GTGGTGGTGTGGTACCTGTATCAGATCGCTGCTGCTGTTGCTCATATTCATAAAGCCGGCATCCTGCACAG AGACATCAAAACGCTGAACATCTTCCTCACCAAAACCAACCTGATTAAGCTGGGGGACTATGGCCTGGCCAAGAAGCTGGACTCGCAGTACTCCATGGCTGAAACC tgtgtgGGCACGCCGTACTACATGTCTCCAGAGCTCTGCCAGGGCGTCAAATACAACTTCAAGTCAGACATCTGGGCCATGGGCTGTGTGCTGTTTGAGCTGCTGACCCTCACCAGGACATTCGATGCcacg AATCCCCTGAACCTGTGTGTGAAGATCGTGCAGGGGAACTGGACCATGGAGATCAACTCTGATGTCTACACGTCTGAGCTCATCAAACTGGTGTACGAGTGTCTGGACCAG gatCCTGAGAAACGGCCTACAGCGGAGCAGATTCTCGAGCAGCCCGTCATCTCTCATGTCAGAGT agagctGGAGGAGCGGGTGGCTGCGCTGAACTCCGCCATCAGGAAACCCAA GCTGAGTACAGTGACCGAGACGTCCGTGGCGGTGGTGACGACGCGCTCGCGGGAGGTGTATTTCTGGGGCGGAGGGAAGTTCACTCCACAGAAGCTGGACATGTTCAAGGGCGGCAGCAGTGCTCAACACGTCTGCGCTGGAGAAACACACTTCGCTGTGGTCACGGTGGAGAAAGAGCTCTACACATGGGCC agtGTTCAGGGAGGAGCGAAGATGGTGGGTCAGCTGGGTCATGGAGACCAGGCCTCATACCGTCAGCCGCGGCGAGTGGAGCGTCTACAGGGTAAAGCCATCCGACAGGTGTCCTGCGGAGCCGATTTCACCGCCTGCGTCACCG ACGAGGACCAGATCTACATGTTCGGCTCTGATTATTATGGCTGTGTGGGTGTGGAGAACGAGCTGGGCATGGAGGTGCTGGAGCCGGTGCTGCTGGAGTTCTTCACGGAGCGTGCCGTGCGTCAGGTGTCATGCGGAGACAACCATGTGCTGGCACTCACACAGAGCCGAGAGCTGTACGCCTGGGGCTGCGGAGAGCACG GGCGGCTCGGTCTCGACTGTGAGGATGATTTCTCCTCTCCAATGCAG gtggagGTTCCTCAGGGTGCCGTCATCGACTCTGTTTATTGCGGCAGCGACGGCACCTTCTTCCTCACAGAGTCTGGGAAGGTTTTAGCCTGCGGAAACAACGAGTTCAACAAACTGGGTCTGAATCAAGGCATCACAGGAATCAAGAACCACCCTGGAGAA ggCTATCAGGGGATCCCGTACACCACCACACTGACGCTGGTCAAGCTGCTGTCTCGCTTTAAGATCCAGTTCCTCGCTCCGGGAAAGACACACACCGCTGCCATTGATGGTGTGTTTGAGTAA
- the nek9 gene encoding serine/threonine-protein kinase Nek9 isoform X1: MSLEEYERHYASLNSESGCESVSGRSAASGGLSGEEDKLHYIPIRVLGKGAFGEATLYRRTEDNSLVVWKEIDLNCLSDKKRRDVMNEISILSILHHNNIIAYFNHFLDKNTLLIELEYCNGGNLYDKINQQKGALFKEEVVVWYLYQIAAAVAHIHKAGILHRDIKTLNIFLTKTNLIKLGDYGLAKKLDSQYSMAETCVGTPYYMSPELCQGVKYNFKSDIWAMGCVLFELLTLTRTFDATNPLNLCVKIVQGNWTMEINSDVYTSELIKLVYECLDQDPEKRPTAEQILEQPVISHVRVELEERVAALNSAIRKPKLSTVTETSVAVVTTRSREVYFWGGGKFTPQKLDMFKGGSSAQHVCAGETHFAVVTVEKELYTWASVQGGAKMVGQLGHGDQASYRQPRRVERLQGKAIRQVSCGADFTACVTDEDQIYMFGSDYYGCVGVENELGMEVLEPVLLEFFTERAVRQVSCGDNHVLALTQSRELYAWGCGEHGRLGLDCEDDFSSPMQVEVPQGAVIDSVYCGSDGTFFLTESGKVLACGNNEFNKLGLNQGITGIKNHPGEGYQGIPYTTTLTLVKLLSRFKIQFLAPGKTHTAAIDERGRLMTFGCNKFGQLGVKDFKKHQGVQILVGPFGGKIVTKVSCGDGFTIAATEDNQIFAWGNAGNGRLGMPADKGFGSEVCPALPRPIFGSLHHVPDLSCRGWHTILIMEKVLNSKTIRSNSSGLSIGSGQCSTSSVDLETASATDSELREGMLGGTVEAVMDDRGLETPLFSMDSKTNESSCPSWLRKELQDAEYIPMPDDSRESMEPLTSSYTESATLPYEELDQLKAAAGKSMMKTACVDYERMNGVETSRGEQSCCGASVQLEQLRETVERQEGQIQLLQKQVSDQLQENQRLWKAIEKLRADAGLQNHHDD, translated from the exons ATGTCTCTGGAGGAGTACGAGCGGCACTACGCCTCCCTGAACTCAGAGTCCGGCTGCGAGTCTGTGAGCGGCCGGTCTGCAGCGTCCGGAGGCCTCAGCGGGGAGGAGGACAAGCTGCACTACATCCCCATCCGCGTGCTGGGCAAGGGCGCGTTCGGAGAGGCCACTCTGTACCGCCGCACAGAG gATAACTCTCTGGTGGTGTGGAAGGAGATCGACCTGAACTGCCTGTCAGATAAGAAGCGCAGAGATGTGATGAACGAGATCAGCATCCTCTCCATCCTGCACCACAACAACATCATCGCTTACTTCAACCACTTTCTGGACAAGAACACACTGCTGATCGAGCTGGAGTACTGcaacg gtggaaACCTCTATGACAAAATCAACCAGCAGAAAGGAGCGTTGTTTAAAGAAGAG GTGGTGGTGTGGTACCTGTATCAGATCGCTGCTGCTGTTGCTCATATTCATAAAGCCGGCATCCTGCACAG AGACATCAAAACGCTGAACATCTTCCTCACCAAAACCAACCTGATTAAGCTGGGGGACTATGGCCTGGCCAAGAAGCTGGACTCGCAGTACTCCATGGCTGAAACC tgtgtgGGCACGCCGTACTACATGTCTCCAGAGCTCTGCCAGGGCGTCAAATACAACTTCAAGTCAGACATCTGGGCCATGGGCTGTGTGCTGTTTGAGCTGCTGACCCTCACCAGGACATTCGATGCcacg AATCCCCTGAACCTGTGTGTGAAGATCGTGCAGGGGAACTGGACCATGGAGATCAACTCTGATGTCTACACGTCTGAGCTCATCAAACTGGTGTACGAGTGTCTGGACCAG gatCCTGAGAAACGGCCTACAGCGGAGCAGATTCTCGAGCAGCCCGTCATCTCTCATGTCAGAGT agagctGGAGGAGCGGGTGGCTGCGCTGAACTCCGCCATCAGGAAACCCAA GCTGAGTACAGTGACCGAGACGTCCGTGGCGGTGGTGACGACGCGCTCGCGGGAGGTGTATTTCTGGGGCGGAGGGAAGTTCACTCCACAGAAGCTGGACATGTTCAAGGGCGGCAGCAGTGCTCAACACGTCTGCGCTGGAGAAACACACTTCGCTGTGGTCACGGTGGAGAAAGAGCTCTACACATGGGCC agtGTTCAGGGAGGAGCGAAGATGGTGGGTCAGCTGGGTCATGGAGACCAGGCCTCATACCGTCAGCCGCGGCGAGTGGAGCGTCTACAGGGTAAAGCCATCCGACAGGTGTCCTGCGGAGCCGATTTCACCGCCTGCGTCACCG ACGAGGACCAGATCTACATGTTCGGCTCTGATTATTATGGCTGTGTGGGTGTGGAGAACGAGCTGGGCATGGAGGTGCTGGAGCCGGTGCTGCTGGAGTTCTTCACGGAGCGTGCCGTGCGTCAGGTGTCATGCGGAGACAACCATGTGCTGGCACTCACACAGAGCCGAGAGCTGTACGCCTGGGGCTGCGGAGAGCACG GGCGGCTCGGTCTCGACTGTGAGGATGATTTCTCCTCTCCAATGCAG gtggagGTTCCTCAGGGTGCCGTCATCGACTCTGTTTATTGCGGCAGCGACGGCACCTTCTTCCTCACAGAGTCTGGGAAGGTTTTAGCCTGCGGAAACAACGAGTTCAACAAACTGGGTCTGAATCAAGGCATCACAGGAATCAAGAACCACCCTGGAGAA ggCTATCAGGGGATCCCGTACACCACCACACTGACGCTGGTCAAGCTGCTGTCTCGCTTTAAGATCCAGTTCCTCGCTCCGGGAAAGACACACACCGCTGCCATTGATG agcGTGGCAGACTCATGACCTTCGGCTGTAATAAGTTCGGTCAGCTGGGAGTGAAGGACTTTAAGAAGCACCAGGGCGTCCAGATCCTCGTCGGGCCCTTCGGAGGGAAGATCGTCACCAAGGTGTCGTGTGGAGACGGGTTCACCATCGCCGCCACTGagg ATAATCAGATCTTTGCGTGGGGTAACGCTGGTAATGGTCGTCTCGGGATGCCGGCTGATAAAGGCTTCGGGTCAGAGGTCTGTCCGGCTCTCCCGCGGCCCATCTTCGGCTCTTTACACCATGTGCCGGATCTGTCCTGCAGGGGCTGGCATACAATCCTCATCATGG AAAAAGTGCTGAACTCCAAAACCATCCGCTCAAACAGCAGTGGACTGTCTATCGGGAGCG GTCAGTGCTCGACCTCCTCCGTGGATCTGGAGACGGCCTCGGCCACAGACTCTGAGCTGCGTGAGGGGATGCTGGGTGGAACTGTGGAGGCTGTTATGGATGATCGAGGCCTGGAGACGCCCCTCTTCTCCATGGACAGCAAGACCAACGAGAGCTCCTGCCCTTCATGGCTGCGCAAG GAGCTGCAGGATGCAGAGTACATCCCGATGCCGGATGACTCCCGAGAGTCCATGGAGCCGCTGACGTCCTCCTACACCGAGAGCGCCACGCTGCCCTATGAGGAGCTGGACCAGCTCAAAGCCGCCGCTGGGAAGAGTATGATG AAGACAGCATGTGTGGATTACGAGCGGATGAACGGTGTGGAGACGAGCCGAGGCGAGCAGAGCTGCTGTGGAGCCAGTGTCCAGCTGGAGCAG